From a single Raphanus sativus cultivar WK10039 chromosome 3, ASM80110v3, whole genome shotgun sequence genomic region:
- the LOC108847281 gene encoding heat shock 70 kDa protein 10, mitochondrial, translating to MATAALLRSIRRREVSSAPLSAYKFIQSSGKASLNGGQNWRSFSRAFSSKPAGSDVIGIDLGTTNSCVAVMEGKNPKVIENAEGARTTPSVVAFNPKGELLVGTPAKRQAVTNPTNTLFGTKRLIGRKFDDPQTQKEMKMVPYKIVRAPNGDAWVEANGQQYSPSQVGAFVLTKMKETAEAYLGKSVKKAVVTVPAYFNDAQRQATKDAGRIAGLDVERIINEPTAAALSYGMTNKEGLIAVFDLGGGTFDVSVLEISNGVFEVKATNGDTFLGGEDFDNALLDFLVNEFKTSEGIDLAKDRLALQRLREAAEKAKIELSSTSQTEINLPFITADASGAKHFNITLTRSKFEALVNSLIERTRDPCKNCLKDAGISAKEVDEVLLVGGMTRVPKVQTVVAEIFGKTPSKGVNPDEAVAMGAALQGGILRGDVKELLLLDVTPLSLGIETLGGVFTRLIGRNTTIPTKKSQVFSTAADNQTQVGIRVLQGEREMASDNKLLGEFDLVGIPPSPRGIPQIEVTFDIDANGIVTVSAKDKTTGKEQQITIRSSGGLSEDDIQKMVRDAELHAQKDKERKDLIDTKNTADTTIYSIEKSLGEYREKIPSEVAKEIEDAIADLRTASSGDDVNEIKAKIDAANKAVSKIGEHMSGGGSGGDSAPGGGGAQGGSDQTPEADYEEVKK from the exons ATGGCTACCGCCGCTCTCCTCCGCTCGATTCGACGCCGTGAAGTCTCTTCCGCTCCTCTGTCAGCTTACAAATTC ATTCAAAGCAGCGGGAAAGCATCACTGAACGGTGGTCAGAACTGGAGAAGCTTCTCAAGGGCATTTAG CTCGAAGCCTGCTGGAAGTGACGTCATCGGTATTGACTTGGGTACTACTAACTCCTGTGTTGCAGTTATGGAAGGAAAG AATCCGAAAGTCATTGAAAATGCTGAAGGTGCTCGAACCACACCATCGGTAGTAGCTTTCAACCCTAAAGGAGAGCTTCTCGTGGGGACACCAGCTAAACGCCAAGCTGTCACTAACCCAACGAACACACTATTTGGAACGAAACGTTTGATTGGGAGGAAGTTCGACGACCCGCAGACGCAGAAGGAGATGAAGATGGTGCCTTACAAGATAGTGCGTGCGCCTAACGGAGATGCGTGGGTCGAAGCCAACGGTCAGCAGTATTCTCCTAGTCAGGTCGGAGCGTTTGTGCTGACGAAGATGAAAGAGACGGCTGAAGCTTACTTGGGGAAGTCTGTTAAGAAAGCTGTTGTTACGGTTCCGGCTTACTTTAATGATGCTCAGAGGCAAGCTACTAAAGATGCTGGTAGGATCGCTGGTTTGGATGTGGAGAGGATTATAAACGAGCCGACGGCTGCTGCGCTTTCGTATGGGATGACTAATAAGGAAGGTTTGATCGCTGTGTTTGATCTTGGTGGTGGGACGTTTGATGTATCTGTTTTGGAGATTTCTAATGGGGTTTTCGAGGTGAAAGCTACCAATGGTGATACATTTTTGGGAGGAGAGGATTTTGATAATGCTCTGTTGGACTTCTTGGTGAATGAGTTCAAGACCAGTGAAGGGATAGACCTCGCGAAGGACAGGCTCGCTCTGCAGAGGCTTCGAGAAGCTGCTGAGAAGGCGAAGATTGAGCTATCGTCGACTTCTCAGACTGAGATTAATCTGCCGTTTATCACAGCCGATGCTTCCGGAGCAAAGCATTTCAACATCACTCTGACTAGGTCGAAGTTCGAAGCTCTGGTGAACAGCTTGATCGAGAGGACTCGTGATCCTTGCAAGAACTGTCTCAAGGATGCTGGTATAAGCGCTAAAGAAGTCGATGAGGTTCTTCTTGTTGGAGGGATGACTCGGGTCCCTAAGGTACAGACTGTTGTCGCGGAGATCTTTGGGAAGACTCCTAGTAAAGGTGTCAACCCTGATGAGGCTGTTGCTATGGGTGCTGCACTTCAAGGTGGTATCCTCCGTGGTGATGTTAAAGAATTGCTGCTTCTAGATGTCACTCCTCTTTCGCTTGGTATTGAAACACTTGGTGGTGTCTTTACAAGATTGATTGGCCGAAACACAACCATCCCCACGAAGAAGAGTCAG GTGTTCTCAACTGCAGCAGACAACCAGACGCAAGTTGGGATCAGAGTACTTCAAGGAGAGCGTGAAATGGCATCAGACAACAAGCTACTGGGAGAATTCGATCTAGTGGGCATTCCCCCATCTCCAAGAGGCATCCCTCAGATCGAAGTAACATTCGACATAGACGCAAACGGCATTGTCACTGTTTCCGCCAAGGACAAGACGACAGGCAAAGAGCAACAGATTACAATCCGATCATCTGGTGGACTCTCGGAGGACGACATCCAGAAGATGGTGAGAGACGCAGAGTTGCACGCTCAGAAAGACAAAGAGAGGAAAGACTTGATCGACACCAAGAACACAGCCGACACGACGATCTACAGCATAGAGAAGAGCCTCGGTGAGTACAGAGAGAAGATCCCAAGTGAAGTCGCCAAGGAGATCGAAGATGCTATTGCGGATCTGAGGACCGCTTCGTCTGGAGATGATGTCAATGAGATCAAGGCCAAGATCGATGCGGCGAACAAAGCTGTTTCAAAGATAGGAGAGCACATGTCCGGTGGGGGTTCTGGTGGGGATTCAGcaccaggaggaggaggagctcaGGGAGGCAGTGATCAAACTCCAGAGGCTGACTACGAGGAAGTGAAGAAGTGA
- the LOC108848058 gene encoding probable pectinesterase/pectinesterase inhibitor 51, with the protein MSSTLILLFSLFLFASTSFSSRPHHHYHHRKSPPLTPSSSTASQIRLACNATRYPDQCLSSLSEPGLLPPDPNPTQIIRSAISLSLQNLETAQSKLKSILDASAGNLNRTNAANTCLQLLSYSKHRTLSTDYALTRGRIKDARAWTSASLVYQYDTWSALKYVNDTAQVGETMSFLDGVLIHVTSNALSMMVSYDNFGDDLASWTPPATERDGFWEKTGPGMGSDPGALLGFPSGLKEDATVCKTGECGYKTVQDAVNAAPNNSGERKFVIKIIEGVYEETVRVPFEKKNVVFVGDGMGKTVITGSLNVGMPGMTTYNTATVGVVGDGFMARDITFQNTAGPDAHQAVAFRSDSDFSLLENCEFLGNQDTLYAHGLRQFYKSCRIQGNVDFIFGNSACVFQDCEILIAPRQLNPEKGEKNAVTAHGRIDPSQSTGFVFLNCLINGTEEYMKLYKANPKVHKNFLGRPWKDYSRTVFIGCNMEALITPDGWLPWSGDFALQTLYYGESKNKGLGSDRSQRVSWSSEIPEEHVHVYSVANFIQGDEWALM; encoded by the exons ATGTCCTCCACTCTcatccttctcttctctctcttcctcttcgcCTCTACCTCCTTCTCCTCCCGTCCCCACCATCACTACCACCACCGCAAGTCTCCTCCGCTCACTCCCTCCTCGTCTACCGCCTCTCAGATCCGTCTCGCCTGCAACGCCACTCGCTACCCGGACCAATGCCTCTCCTCCCTCTCCGAACCGGGTCTCCTCCCTCCGGATCCCAACCCGACCCAGATCATCCGCTCAGCgatctccctctctctccaAAACCTAGAAACAGCTCAGTCCAAACTCAAGTCCATCCTGGACGCCTCCGCAGGCAACCTAAACCGCACCAACGCCGCGAACACGTGTCTCCAGCTCCTCTCCTACTCCAAACACCGCACCCTATCGACTGACTACGCTCTGACACGTGGCCGGATCAAAGACGCTCGCGCCTGGACGAGCGCCTCCCTCGTCTACCAGTACGACACCTGGTCAGCGCTCAAGTACGTCAACGACACGGCGCAGGTCGGCGAAACGATGTCGTTTCTAGACGGAGTGCTCATCCACGTCACCAGCAACGCGCTCAGCATGATGGTCTCGTACGATAACTTCGGGGACGACTTGGCCTCGTGGACTCCCCCAGCGACGGAGCGAGACGGGTTCTGGGAGAAGACTGGGCCTGGTATGGGCTCGGATCCGGGCGCTTTGTTGGGCTTCCCTTCCGGTTTGAAAGAAGACGCGACGGTCTGCAAAACCGGAGAGTGCGGTTACAAGACGGTTCAGGACGCCGTTAACGCGGCGCCAAATAACAGCGGAGAGAGAAAGTTCGTTATCAAGATTATCGAAGGAGTATACGAGGAGACCGTTAGGGTTCCGTTTGAGAAGAAGAACGTCGTCTTCGTCGGAGACGGCATGGGCAAAACGGTCATTACGGGTTCCTTGAACGTCGGGATGCCTGGGATGACCACGTACAACACTGCAACTGTCG GAGTGGTAGGAGATGGATTCATGGCTCGTGATATAACCTTCCAAAACACGGCGGGACCAGACGCTCACCAAGCTGTGGCGTTTAGATCAGACAGCGACTTTTCTCTGCTCGAGAACTGTGAGTTTCTTGGGAACCAAGACACACTCTACGCACATGGACTTCGTCAGTTCTACAAAAGCTGCCGTATCCAAGGGAACGTTGACTTCATCTTCGGAAACTCAGCTTGCGTCTTCCAAGACTGCGAGATCCTTATTGCACCTCGTCAGCTTAACCCCGAGAAGGGCGAGAAAAACGCTGTCACTGCACATGGGAGAATTGACCCGTCGCAGTCGACGGGGTTCGTGTTCTTGAACTGTTTGATAAACGGGACGGAGGAGTACATGAAGCTGTATAAAGCTAACCCTAAGGTGCATAAGAACTTCTTGGGGAGGCCGTGGAAAGACTACTCGAGGACTGTGTTTATAGGGTGCAATATGGAGGCTTTGATAACTCCTGATGGGTGGCTACCGTGGAGTGGGGATTTCGCTCTTCAGACGCTGTATTATGGAGAGTCTAAGAACAAGGGTTTGGGATCAGATAGGTCACAGAGGGTTTCGTGGAGCAGTGAGATACCAGAGGAGCATGTTCATGTGTACTCGGTGGCTAACTTTATTCAAGGCGATGAGTGGGCTTTGATGTAG
- the LOC108847286 gene encoding 40S ribosomal protein S15-3-like → MADAAAATGIVKKRTFKKFSYKGVDLDALLDMSTDDLVKLFSSRIRRRFSRGLTRKPMALIKKLRKAKRDAPAGEKPEAVRTHLRNMIIVPEMIGSVIGVYNGKTFNQVEIKPEMIGHYLAEFSISYKPVKHGRPGVGATNSSRFIPLK, encoded by the exons ATG GCGGATGCAGCTGCTGCGACTGGGATCGTGAAAAAGAGAACGTTCAAGAAGTTCTCCTACAAAGGAGTCGATCTCGATGCTCTTCTCGACATGTCTACCGATGATCTTGTCAAGCTCTTCAGTTCCCGTATTCGCAGAAG GTTCTCTAGAGGGTTGACGAGAAAGCCTATGGCTTTGATCAAAAAATTGCGCAAAGCG AAAAGGGATGCACCAGCTGGTGAGAAGCCAGAAGCAGTGAGAACCCACCTAAGGAACATGATCATCGTGCCTGAAATGATTGGAAGTGTCATTGGTGTGTACAATGGAAAGACATTTAACCAAGTCGAGATCAAACCTGAGATGATTGGTCATTACTTGGCTGAGTTTTCAATCTCGTATAAGCCTGTTAAGCACGGTAGGCCTGGTGTTGGTGCCACTAACTCCTCCAGGTTTATCCCTCTCAAATAA
- the LOC108847285 gene encoding protein PELPK1 has product MALMKKSLFALLLSSPILIICLIALLAGPVSVGARRLVEEVPKPELPKFPELPHPELPKFEVPKLPELPKPEMPKLPDLPKPELPKIPEMPKPELPKVPEIPKPELPKFPEIPKPELPKIPEVSKPEMPKLMETPKPEAPKVPEVAKPELPKMPEIPKPELPKVPEVAKPELPKVPEIPKPELPKVLEVPKPELPKIPEVQKPEAPKLPEIQKPELPKMPEIPKPELPKMPEIKKPELPKIPEVPKPEVPKLPEIVKPELPTVPEVPKVPEIPKPELPKMPEVPKLPELPKVPGTH; this is encoded by the coding sequence ATGGCACTGATGAAGAAGAGTCTCTTTGCTCTTCTCCTCTCATCACCAATTCTGATCATCTGTCTTATCGCATTGCTGGCTGGTCCAGTTTCAGTCGGAGCTCGCCGGTTAGTGGAGGAGGTCCCTAAACCGGAGCTGCCAAAGTTTCCTGAACTTCCTCACCCGGAGCTACCGAAGTTTGAAGTTCCCAAGTTACCGGAGCTCCCTAAACCAGAGATGCCCAAGTTACCTGACCTTCCAAAGCCTGAGCTGCCCAAGATTCCTGAAATGCCGAAGCCTGAGTTGCCAAAAGTACCAGAGATTCCCAAGCCTGAGTTGCCTAAGTTCCCGGAGATTCCAAAACCAGAATTGCCAAAGATACCGGAGGTTTCTAAGCCTGAGATGCCTAAGTTGATGGAGACTCCGAAGCCTGAGGCTCCTAAGGTACCAGAGGTTGCAAAGCCTGAGCTACCAAAAATGCCAGAGATTCCTAAGCCTGAGCTACCAAAGGTGCCAGAGGTTGCAAAGCCTGAGCTACCAAAGGTGCCGGAGATTCCAAAGCCTGAGTTACCAAAGGTGCTAGAGGTTCCTAAGCCAGAGCTACCAAAGATTCCAGAGGTTCAAAAGCCTGAAGCTCCTAAGTtgccagagattcagaagccggaGCTACCAAAGATGCCAGAGATTCCAAAGCCTGAGTTGCCAAAGATGCCAGAAATTAAAAAGCCGGAGCTGCCAAAGATACCTGAGGTTCCAAAGCCTGAAGTTCCTAAGTTGCCAGAGATTGTGAAACCAGAACTGCCAACCGTTCCAGAAGTTCCAAAAGTTCCAGAGATTCCAAAACCAGAACTACCAAAGATGCCTGAAGTTCCCAAGTTGCCAGAACTCCCAAAGGTTCCTGGAACTCACTAA
- the LOC108847287 gene encoding uncharacterized protein LOC108847287, with translation MICIRHRIVLSSIFFLAFVSSFFLFATHSFATRVGHSLVQEEITKVPKYKKLEEPEIPDEPELPLPEEPEIPEEPEVPEEPEEPEVPEEPEEPTFEFPSWIPSFPFPGAGGGSLNTEKTKSTSTAEKVNVKSTSVSEETSNGSNKSP, from the coding sequence ATGATTTGCATTCGCCATCGTATTGTCCTATCTTCCATCTTTTTCCTTGCCTTCGTCTCGTCGTTCTTTTTGTTTGCTACGCATAGTTTTGCTACTAGAGTAGGTCACTCTCTGGTGCAAGAAGAGATCACAAAGgttccaaaatataaaaagcttgaggaGCCGGAGATTCCAGACGAGCCTGAGTTGCCGCTGCCCGAAGAGCCGGAGATTCCAGAAGAGCCTGAGGTCCCTGAGGAGCCAGAAGAGCCTGAGGTTCCTGAGGAGCCAGAAGAGCCTACATTTGAATTTCCGTCATGGATCCCGAGCTTTCCTTTTCCCGGTGCTGGCGGCGGTTCTCTAAATACTGAGAAGACAAAATCTACTTCAACGGCTGAAAAGGTTAATGTGAAAAGCACAAGTGTTTCCGAGGAAACTTCGAATGGTTCGAACAAGAGTCCATAG
- the LOC108846224 gene encoding uncharacterized protein LOC108846224, with amino-acid sequence MTNFRKLGRHAGHRISMLRTLVSQLVKHERIETTVTKAKEVRRLADNMIQLGKEGSLDSARRAAGFVRGDDVLHKIFTELAYRYKDRDGGYTRLLRTRIRVGDAAPMAYIEFIDRENELRQSNPATPQPPQRVPLDPWDKSRLMKQVAPPKEEKISDTEL; translated from the exons ATGACAAACTTCAGGAAGCTCGGCCGGCATGCGGGTCACCGTATCTCCATGCTCAG GACACTGGTGTCTCAATTGGTCAAGCACGAGCGTATAGAGACCACCGTCACTAAG GCTAAAGAGGTGCGTCGTCTTGCTGATAACATGATTCAACTCGGTAAAGAG GGCTCACTCGATTCGGCAAGGCGAGCAGCTGGTTTTGTAAGAGGAGATGATGTCCTTCACAAGATTTTCACTGAACTGGCTTACCGATACAA AGATAGAGATGGTGGATACACGAGATTGTTACGTACTCGCATTCGAGTCGGTGATGCTGCTCCAATGGCCTATATCGA GTTTATAGACAGAGAGAACGAGCTTAGGCAATCGAATCCAGCAACCCCTCAACCACCACAACGTGTGCCGTTGGACCCATGGGATAAATCCCGCCTCATGAAGCAAGTTGCTCCACCTAAGGAGGAGAAGATCTCTGATACCGAATTATAA
- the LOC108846447 gene encoding protein DMP9 — protein sequence MEKTEESVGIRVYTPQKPSPSPASRSPKPLLISSLPSLPPGAAAGGGRGRKRRMVAQGVQKTVSKTSMIVNFLPTGTLLMFEMVLPSIYRDGDCNGINTLMIHILLLLCATSCFFFHFTDSFKAADEKIYYGFVTPRGLAVFMKPPPPEFGGGGDVIAEAEIPVNDERYKLKVNDFVHAVMSVLVFMAIAFSDRRVTGCLVPGKEKEMDQVMESFPLMVGIVCSALFLVFPTTRRGVGCMSA from the coding sequence ATGGAGAAAACAGAGGAAAGTGTCGGGATCAGAGTCTACACGCCGCAAAAACCATCACCATCACCAGCCTCTCGTTCGCCCAAACCCTTGTTAATCTCTTCACTTCCTTCACTTCCCCCAGGAGCCGCAGCCGGAGGAGGAAGAGGCCGCAAACGCCGCATGGTCGCACAAGGAGTTCAAAAAACGGTTTCAAAGACATCGATGATCGTCAACTTCCTTCCGACAGGAACTCTCCTGATGTTCGAGATGGTTCTCCCTTCCATCTACCGCGACGGAGACTGCAACGGAATCAACACGCTCATGATCCATATCCTCCTCCTTCTCTGCGCGACCTCCTGCTTCTTCTTCCACTTCACCGACAGTTTCAAAGCAGCCGACGAGAAAATCTATTACGGTTTCGTCACGCCGCGTGGACTCGCCGTGTTCATGAAACCGCCGCCGCCTGAGTTCGGAGGCGGAGGAGATGTGATCGCGGAAGCGGAGATACCCGTGAATGATGAGAGGTATAAGTTGAAGGTTAACGACTTTGTTCATGCGGTGATGAGCGTTTTGGTGTTTATGGCGATCGCGTTTTCGGACAGGAGAGTCACGGGTTGTTTGGTTCCAgggaaagagaaagagatggaTCAAGTTATGGAGAGTTTCCCGTTGATGGTCGGAATCGTTTGCAGTGCTCTGTTTCTTGTTTTTCCGACCACTCGACGTGGTGTTGGATGCATGTCTGCTTGA
- the LOC108844519 gene encoding soluble inorganic pyrophosphatase 6, chloroplastic, with amino-acid sequence MAATRVITAASATTSCFLAKRAFLLPAKRSCGGGGALCFNNRRALVLKSKRPFSCSAIYNPQVKVKEEGQPETLDYRVFFLDGSGKKVSPWHDIPLTLGDGVYNFIVEIPKESKAKMEVATDEDFTPIKQDTKKGKLRYYPYNINWNYGLLPQTWEDPSQANAEVEGAFGDNDPVDVVEIGETQRKIGEVLKIKPLAALAMIDEGELDWKIVAISLDDPKAHLVNDVDDVEKHFPGTLTAIRDWFRDYKIPDGKPANRFGLGDKPANKDYALKIIHETNESWAKLVKRSVDAGDLSLF; translated from the exons ATGGCGGCCACAAGAGTGATTACTGCAGCTTCCGCCACCACCTCGTGTTTCCTCGCCAAACGAGCTTTCCTTCTCCCGGCGAAGAGATCatgcggcggcggcggcgctCTATGCTTCAACAACAGAAGAGCTTTGGTGCTGAAATCGAAGCGACCCTTCTCTTGCAGTGCCATTTACAACCCTCAGGTTAAGGTCAAAGAAGAAGGTCAACCCGAAACCCTAGATTATCGCGTCTTCTTCCTCGATGGCTCCGGAAAGAAG GTTTCTCCATGGCATGATATACCATTGACCTTGGGAGATGGAGTTTACAATTTTATAGTTGAAATCCCTAAAGAGTCAAAAGCCAAAATGGAGGTTGCTACCGATGAAGACTTCACTCCTATTAAGCAAGACACTAAGAAGGGAAAGCTCAGATACTATCC GTACAACATAAACTGGAACTATGGGTTGCTTCCACAGACATGGGAAGATCCATCTCAGGCAAACGCTGAAGTCGAAGGAGCTTTTGGGGATAATGATCCAG TTGATGTTGTTGAGATTGGTGAAACCCAAAGGAAGATAGGGGAGGTTCTAAAAATCAAGCCTTTAGCTGCTTTAGCTATGATTGATGAAGGAGAGCTAGACTGGAAGATTGTTGCCATCTCATTGGATGATCCAAAAGCTCATCTTGTGAATGATGTTGATGATGTTGAGAAGCATTTTCCT GGTACATTAACAGCTATTAGAGACTGGTTTAGAGACTACAAGATCCCAGATGGAAAGCCTGCTAACAGGTTCGGTCTTGGAGACAAACCAGCAAACAAA GACtatgcattgaagatcattcaTGAAACAAATGAGTCGTGGGCTAAACTTGTTAAGAGATCAGTTGATGCTGGAGACCTTTCACTTTTCTGA
- the LOC108847282 gene encoding guanosine nucleotide diphosphate dissociation inhibitor At5g09550, producing MDEEYDVIVLGTGLKECILSGLLSVDGLKVLHMDRNDYYGGESSSLNLTQLWKRFRGSDTPQENLGAIREYNVDMIPKFIMANGTLVQTLIHTDVTKYLNFKAVDGSFVYKKGKIYKVPATDVEALKSPLMGLFEKRRARKFFIYVQDYDEKDPKSHEGLDLSKVTAREIISKYGLEDDTIDFIGHALALHNDDDYLDQPAIDFVMRIKLYAESLARFQGGSPYIYPLYGLGELPQAFARLSAVYGGTYMLNKPECKVEFDSSGKAIGVTSAGETAKCKKLVCDPSYLSDKVKKVGKVARAVCIMSHPIPDTNDAHSVQIILPQKQLGRKSDMYLFCCSYAHNVAPKGKYIAFVSAEAETDNPEEELKPGIELLGPTDEIFYHSYDTYVPTNQQEEDNCFISGTYDATTHFESTVADVLEMYTKITGKTLDLSVDLSAASAAAEN from the exons ATGGATGAAGAATATGATGTGATTGTTCTTGGGACTGGTCTCAAGGAGTGTATCCTTAGTGGTCTCCTTTCTGTCGATGGCCTCAAG gTACTGCACATGGATAGAAACGACTACTATGGAGGAGAATCAAGCTCTCTTAACCTCACTCAGCTATGGAAGCGTTTCAGGGGAAGTGACACTCCTCAAGAAAATCTTGGAGCTATCAGAGAATACAATGTCGATATGATCCCAAAG TTCATAATGGCTAATGGAACCCTTGTTCAAACCCTTATTCACACCGATGTCACCAAGTACCTTAACTTCAAAGCCGTTGATGGTAGCTTCGTCTACAAGAAGGGCAAG atcTATAAAGTCCCAGCCACTGATGTGGAAGCCCTAAAGTCGCCATTGATGGGTCTGTTCGAGAAACGACGTGCGAGAAAGTTCTTTATCTATGTGCAAGACTACGATGAGAAGGATCCCAAGTCTCACGAAGGACTTGACCTCAGCAAAGTCACTGCCAGAGAGATAATCTC gaaGTATGGATTAGAAGATGATACCATTGACTTCATAGGCCATGCCTTAGCACTTCACAATGATGATGACTACTTGGATCAACCCGCCATTGATTTTGTTATGAGAATCAAG CTCTACGCGGAATCTTTGGCACGGTTCCAAGGAGGATCTCCTTACATCTACCCATTGTACGGTCTAGGAGAGTTGCCACAGGCTTTTGCGCGTTTGAGCGCTGTTTATGGTGGGACTTACATGCTAAACAAGCCTGAATGCAAG GTTGAGTTTGATAGCTCTGGAAAAGCTATTGGTGTCACTTCCGCAGGAGAAACTGCTAAATGCAAGAAACTTGTCTGTGATCCTTCTTACTTGTCTGACAAG GTTAAGAAAGTTGGGAAGGTGGCTCGAGCGGTGTGTATAATGAGCCATCCTATTCCAGACACCAACGATGCTCACTCGGTCCAAATCATTCTTCCTCAAAAGCAACTCGGCCGCAAATCAGACAT GTACTTGTTCTGTTGTTCATACGCTCACAACGTGGCACCAAAGGGCAAATACATTGCTTTTGTGTCTGCAGAAGCTGAAACTGACAATCCAGAGGAAGAGCTTAAACCTGGAATCGAATTGCTTGGACCTACAGATGAGATCTTCTACCATTCTTATGACACATATGTTCCTACCaatcaacaagaagaagataacTGCTTCATCTCTGGT ACTTATGATGCAACAACACATTTCGAGAGTACAGTTGCGGATGTACTAGAGATGTACACCAAAATCACTGGAAAG ACTCTTGATTTATCTGTGGACTTGAGTGCTGCAAGTGCTGCTGCAGAAAACTGA
- the LOC108847560 gene encoding protein IDA-LIKE 3: MSSRNPISRTNQLTKTTLILSILFVLLSCCSGARTTILFSTSSPPEQNDVVSPPPHHHHTRQVQDHKSVQFLGSMPRQFPVPASGPSRKHNDIGLASTTTTRSSP, encoded by the coding sequence ATGTCTTCTCGAAACCCCATATCAAGAACCAATCAACTCACGAAAACAACACTTATTCTCAGTATTCTTTTTGTCCTTTTGAGTTGCTGCAGTGGAGCAAGAACCACGATCTTGTTTAGCACGAGTTCACCACCGGAGCAAAACGACGTAGTTTCACCACcacctcatcatcatcacactCGTCAAGTACAAGATCACAAAAGTGTACAGTTCTTGGGGTCCATGCCACGTCAGTTTCCGGTTCCAGCTTCTGGTCCTTCAAGAAAACATAACGACATCGGTTTAGCTAGTACTACTACGACTCGATCTTCTCCTTGA
- the LOC108847283 gene encoding protein RMD5 homolog translates to MDNIATVKDGFNQVAKRQKHYHSTSQAVTDRAFEGFVESLVQILRKNDPKTVLTELKLKLGSLLPMDQLQESQKEWNTSLAKFEKALGKSDQPDDMFPASSRSIDLDHELVDKMLVEYLYRQGLFEVGDCLVKEAQVEAENEAKALSLELHRITEPLKQKDIEPAMQWISENREKLKQHGQELELELVSLKYWEMLRQGKRCDALRFARAHFPKFATLHSGKIQRLIVALLWIKDLENYPHAEEELCWDKTSKELTKRYHHLHDQPSSSPLADALSAGIQSLPKLLKLVRVMGLKKEEWGEMKQLPVDLELGDEFRFHSVFVCPVSREQSDEYNPPMMMPCRHVLCKQTISRLSKSCSTRRFKCPYCTSQTTASACRQLYI, encoded by the coding sequence atggataACATCGCTACAGTGAAAGATGGGTTTAACCAAGTTGCTAAGAGACAAAAGCATTACCACTCCACTTCCCAAGCTGTCACCGACCGAGCTTTCGAAGGATTCGTGGAGTCACTGGTTCAGATCCTAAGGAAAAACGACCCCAAGACGGTTCTCACCGAGCTGAAGCTGAAGCTTGGATCTCTTTTACCGATGGACCAGCTCCAAGAGTCACAAAAGGAATGGAACACGAGTCTCGCCAAATTTGAGAAAGCTCTCGGAAAATCCGACCAGCCTGATGATATGTTTCCAGCCTCCTCAAGAAGTATTGATTTGGATCACGAGCTAGTGGACAAGATGCTTGTCGAGTATTTATACCGACAAGGGTTGTTCGAAGTTGGAGATTGTCTGGTTAAGGAAGCTCAAGTAGAAGCAGAGAACGAGGCTAAAGCTCTATCTCTCGAACTCCACCGAATAACCGAGCCACTGAAACAGAAAGACATCGAGCCTGCGATGCAATGGATCTCTGAGAACAGGGAAAAGCTGAAGCAACACGGTCAAGAACTGGAGCTGGAACTCGTGAGTCTGAAGTACTGGGAGATGTTAAGACAAGGGAAGCGTTGTGATGCCTTGAGGTTTGCAAGAGCTCACTTCCCGAAGTTTGCTACACTCCACTCTGGAAAGATACAGAGGCTTATAGTCGCTCTGTTATGGATTAAAGATCTCGAGAATTATCCTCACGCAGAGGAGGAGCTGTGTTGGGACAAGACAAGCAAAGAGCTGACCAAGCGGTACCACCATCTCCATGACCAACCATCTAGTTCTCCTTTAGCGGACGCGTTATCAGCTGGTATACAGAGCTTGCCTAAGCTTTTGAAGCTGGTTCGCGTGATGGGTTTGAAGAAAGAAGAATGGGGAGAGATGAAACAGCTTCCGGTTGATCTGGAGCTAGGGGATGAGTTTCGGTTTCACTCTGTTTTTGTGTGTCCGGTTAGTAGAGAGCAGAGTGATGAATACAACCCGCCGATGATGATGCCTTGTCGTCATGTTCTTTGCAAGCAAACGATCTCGAGACTCTCCAAGAGCTGTAGTACTCGGAGATTCAAATGCCCTTATTGTACTTCACAGACCACAGCTTCTGCATGCAGACAGTTATACATTTGA